From the Candidatus Zixiibacteriota bacterium genome, one window contains:
- a CDS encoding HD domain-containing protein: MCTMSEEPVRAILKRGRIFEVGGAVRDRYLSHGQVVKDRDYLVTGVTYDELTSILRDYGRVDLVGRSFGVIKFTQQRKGKTHTFDISLPRKEHSTGPGHTDFAVDFDPAIPVEQDLLRRDFTINAMALALDNDELIDPLQGLADLKNRRLRMTSPDSFPEDPLRMLRAIQFAARFQFDIEPATFQALQQHAAFIASVSAERISEELTKLLVHAERPSDGFRVMHTSTLLGHILPELEACVEVTQPGPYHKYDVFEHTIRTVDACPQSLRLRLAALFHDIRKPQARRLTETGATFYGHEITGARAAVTAMNRLRYPRELAQQVATLVERHMYTTPVTEKGLRRLIRRVGVDLIFELLDLRRADVVAQGMGGSTVDVDELEAAIREELSHKPPLGVGDLALDGRDIMALLGVDPGPVVGQVLDYLLEKVLDQPQDNTREQLETYAKEYHQTLTSGRLPDGGKDIDA, encoded by the coding sequence ATGTGCACGATGTCGGAGGAGCCGGTCCGCGCGATTCTCAAACGGGGCCGCATATTCGAGGTTGGAGGCGCCGTGCGCGACCGTTACCTGAGTCATGGACAGGTGGTCAAGGACCGGGACTATCTCGTCACCGGTGTCACGTATGACGAACTGACCTCCATTCTGAGAGACTATGGACGGGTCGACCTCGTAGGGCGGAGCTTTGGTGTTATCAAATTCACTCAGCAGCGCAAGGGAAAGACGCACACGTTCGACATCTCGCTCCCCCGCAAAGAACATTCCACCGGACCTGGACACACTGACTTTGCGGTCGACTTTGACCCGGCGATCCCGGTCGAGCAGGACCTGTTGCGGCGCGATTTCACCATCAACGCCATGGCGCTGGCACTCGACAATGACGAACTGATCGACCCCCTGCAAGGGCTCGCCGATCTTAAGAATCGCCGGCTGCGAATGACGTCGCCAGATTCGTTCCCCGAGGACCCCCTGCGGATGCTCCGGGCGATCCAGTTCGCAGCCCGGTTCCAGTTCGATATCGAGCCGGCCACGTTCCAAGCCCTGCAACAGCATGCTGCGTTTATCGCCAGCGTGTCGGCTGAGAGAATATCCGAAGAACTGACCAAGCTCCTCGTACATGCGGAGAGGCCATCGGATGGCTTTCGCGTGATGCATACAAGCACGCTTCTTGGTCACATCTTGCCGGAACTGGAAGCCTGTGTGGAGGTGACCCAGCCGGGACCGTACCACAAGTACGACGTATTCGAGCATACGATCCGTACGGTCGATGCTTGTCCGCAGTCACTGCGACTGCGGCTGGCCGCGCTGTTTCACGACATTCGCAAGCCGCAGGCACGCCGTCTCACCGAGACCGGCGCGACTTTCTACGGACACGAAATCACCGGCGCACGTGCGGCTGTGACCGCCATGAATCGCCTCCGCTATCCCAGGGAACTTGCCCAGCAGGTAGCCACGCTTGTCGAGCGCCACATGTACACGACCCCCGTGACGGAGAAGGGGCTGCGGCGACTCATACGTCGTGTCGGCGTAGACCTTATTTTCGAGCTGCTTGACCTGCGCCGGGCCGACGTTGTCGCCCAGGGGATGGGTGGTAGTACTGTCGACGTTGATGAACTCGAAGCTGCCATCCGTGAAGAACTGTCGCATAAACCGCCGCTCGGCGTGGGGGATCTGGCACTCGATGGCCGCGATATTATGGCGCTGCTTGGGGTTGATCCCGGTCCGGTGGTGGGGCAAGTCCTGGATTACTTGCTGGAAAAAGTGCTCGATCAGCCACAGGATAACACGCGCGAGCAACTTGAAACATACGCCAAAGAATATCATCAAACTCTCACATCAGGCCGCCTCCCGGATGGCGGCAAGGATATAGATGCATGA
- the sucC gene encoding ADP-forming succinate--CoA ligase subunit beta has translation MKVHEYQAKQIFAEAGIPVPPGEVATTAADAFAIAEKINKPVMVKAQVHVGGRGKAGGVKYAENAEAARVLAQTIIGMDIKGLTVKKVLVTIAEDILSEAYVGIILDRVTKRPVIMVSAAGGIDIEEVAAKTPQKIYKLFVDPAVGLRAFEARNLAYKLYRDINQVRQAADIIMKLYGLFWKCDASLIEINPLVTTQNGSVIALDAKLNIDDNALYRQPAIATMRDLDAENPAEVKAREADLSFVKLDGNIGCIVNGAGLAMATMDLVKRYGGEPANFLDIGGSSNPQKVVTAMQIILSDQNVRAILINIFGGITRCDDVATGIVTAFAEFKPTVPVVVRLTGTNEKEGQRILASIKLPTAETLDEGVKKAISLAGEV, from the coding sequence ATGAAGGTTCACGAATATCAGGCCAAGCAGATCTTCGCTGAGGCCGGTATCCCGGTCCCGCCGGGAGAAGTTGCCACCACTGCGGCGGATGCGTTTGCGATCGCTGAAAAGATCAACAAACCGGTGATGGTGAAGGCGCAAGTGCATGTCGGTGGCCGCGGCAAAGCCGGCGGCGTCAAATATGCGGAAAACGCCGAAGCAGCCCGTGTACTGGCGCAGACCATTATCGGTATGGATATCAAAGGGCTCACCGTCAAGAAAGTGCTGGTGACGATTGCTGAGGACATATTGTCAGAGGCGTATGTTGGCATCATTCTGGATCGGGTTACCAAACGTCCCGTGATCATGGTGTCTGCGGCCGGAGGTATTGATATCGAAGAGGTTGCGGCCAAAACTCCGCAGAAGATCTACAAGCTGTTTGTTGATCCGGCAGTCGGACTGCGTGCCTTTGAAGCGCGCAACCTGGCCTACAAACTCTATCGTGATATCAACCAGGTGCGTCAGGCGGCGGATATCATCATGAAACTGTACGGCCTGTTCTGGAAATGTGATGCCTCCCTTATCGAGATCAACCCGCTGGTGACCACCCAAAACGGATCGGTGATCGCGCTGGACGCCAAGCTGAACATCGACGACAACGCTCTCTATCGCCAACCGGCGATCGCCACCATGCGTGATCTGGACGCCGAAAATCCTGCCGAAGTAAAAGCGCGCGAGGCGGACTTGTCGTTCGTCAAACTTGACGGCAATATCGGATGCATCGTCAACGGTGCCGGGCTCGCGATGGCGACGATGGACCTCGTGAAGCGCTATGGTGGCGAACCGGCCAATTTTCTGGATATCGGCGGTTCATCCAATCCGCAGAAGGTGGTTACCGCCATGCAGATCATCCTGTCCGACCAGAATGTCCGCGCCATTCTTATCAATATTTTCGGCGGGATCACTCGGTGCGATGATGTCGCCACCGGCATTGTCACCGCATTCGCCGAATTCAAGCCGACCGTTCCGGTGGTGGTGCGACTGACCGGAACGAACGAAAAGGAGGGGCAGCGGATCCTTGCCTCGATCAAACTGCCGACGGCTGAGACGCTCGATGAAGGGGTCAAGAAGGCAATTTCTCTGGCCGGTGAAGTGTGA
- the arcC gene encoding carbamate kinase, producing MVKNKTAVIALGGNAITQPGQEDTIANQFANTRASLDGIVELARDGFNLVVTHGNGPQVGNALLRVELARGKAPILPLGVLVADTEGGMGYMIEQSLQNRLQQEKINRPVITIITQMLVDEHDPAVKNPTKFIGQFYNEDEARLFTETRDWQMKKDADRGWRRVVPSPTPLKVIEGETIKGLVDSGVIVIAGGGGGIPVYVDHRGLLEGMDAVIDKDLGSAVIGREIGANILSILTSVDKVAINYGKPNQQALDACTAGEIKQYYGDGHFPAGSMGPKILAAVKFLENGGEMVTISSFKDARKAVYGEAGTRILAG from the coding sequence ATGGTGAAGAACAAGACGGCGGTGATTGCACTCGGCGGCAACGCCATCACCCAGCCCGGCCAGGAGGATACGATTGCCAACCAGTTTGCCAACACACGGGCCTCGCTTGATGGAATTGTCGAGTTGGCACGCGACGGTTTCAACCTGGTGGTCACTCATGGCAATGGACCCCAGGTTGGAAACGCGCTGCTGCGGGTGGAGCTGGCGCGTGGCAAGGCGCCAATCCTGCCGCTGGGCGTGCTGGTGGCGGACACCGAGGGCGGCATGGGGTATATGATAGAACAGTCGTTGCAGAACCGGCTTCAGCAGGAGAAGATTAACCGGCCAGTCATCACGATCATCACCCAAATGCTGGTCGACGAGCATGACCCGGCGGTCAAGAATCCCACCAAGTTCATCGGGCAGTTCTACAATGAAGATGAAGCGCGATTGTTCACGGAAACACGCGACTGGCAGATGAAGAAAGACGCCGATCGTGGCTGGCGACGGGTGGTGCCATCGCCAACGCCGCTCAAAGTTATTGAAGGGGAGACCATCAAGGGACTGGTCGATTCGGGCGTGATCGTCATAGCTGGGGGCGGCGGCGGGATCCCGGTGTACGTTGACCATCGCGGTCTGCTCGAGGGAATGGATGCCGTTATCGACAAGGATCTCGGCTCTGCCGTCATCGGGCGTGAGATCGGCGCCAACATTCTTTCCATACTGACGTCGGTCGACAAGGTGGCCATCAACTACGGGAAGCCAAATCAGCAGGCGCTTGATGCCTGTACCGCTGGTGAGATCAAGCAGTATTATGGCGACGGTCATTTCCCGGCCGGTTCGATGGGTCCCAAGATACTTGCCGCGGTCAAGTTCCTTGAGAACGGCGGCGAAATGGTGACAATCTCCTCATTCAAGGATGCTCGTAAAGCGGTGTATGGCGAGGCGGGCACGAGGATACTGGCCGGGTGA
- a CDS encoding aldehyde dehydrogenase family protein, translating to MCAEVHKNYINGQWVASRSGQTFENRNPANIDDVVGLFQKSSVEDVKAAIDAAAEAYKKWRLVPAPKRGEILYRVAARLTAAKEANSRDMTREMGKILIETRGDVQEAIDMTYYMAGEGRRLFGMTTPSELPNKFNMTVRQPLGVCAFITPWNFPMAIPSWKMMPALICGNTVVIKPATDTPISVVNLFRALEAEGVPAGVVNMVTGSGGALGDALISDDRVKVVSFTGSTEIGRKVSVACAPKFKHSCLEMGGKNVQIVMDDADLSLALEGALWGAFGTTGQRCTATSRLILHESIAAKFTDMLVERARKLKVGNGLDESVNMGPCINESQMNTVLSYIEIGKKDGARLACGGERLTGGNYNKGFFVQPTIFTGVTRTMRIWKEEIFGPVLSVGTFRTFDEAIELANDTVYGLSASLYTRDVNKAYTAMRDVYTGIFYVNAPTIGAETHLPFGGTKETGNGHREAATAALDVFSEWKSVYVDFSGTIQRAQIDNAE from the coding sequence ATGTGCGCTGAAGTTCATAAGAACTATATAAACGGACAATGGGTTGCGTCCCGCTCGGGACAGACGTTTGAAAACCGTAACCCCGCCAACATCGATGACGTGGTAGGACTGTTCCAGAAGTCTTCGGTCGAAGATGTCAAAGCGGCCATCGATGCCGCCGCCGAGGCGTACAAAAAATGGCGTCTCGTACCGGCGCCAAAGCGGGGTGAGATCTTGTACCGCGTGGCCGCTCGTTTGACGGCCGCTAAAGAGGCGAACTCCCGTGACATGACTCGCGAAATGGGGAAGATCCTTATCGAGACGCGTGGTGATGTTCAGGAAGCGATCGACATGACCTATTACATGGCGGGCGAAGGACGGCGTCTGTTCGGCATGACGACCCCATCGGAGCTTCCCAACAAATTTAATATGACTGTTCGTCAGCCGCTCGGCGTTTGCGCGTTCATAACGCCGTGGAATTTTCCGATGGCGATCCCGTCGTGGAAGATGATGCCGGCGCTTATCTGCGGCAATACCGTGGTGATTAAGCCGGCCACGGATACACCGATATCGGTCGTGAACCTGTTCAGGGCGCTTGAGGCCGAGGGGGTGCCGGCGGGTGTCGTCAATATGGTGACCGGTTCCGGCGGAGCACTCGGCGATGCGTTGATCAGTGACGATCGGGTAAAAGTCGTGTCATTTACCGGCTCCACAGAGATCGGACGCAAGGTCTCGGTGGCCTGTGCCCCCAAGTTCAAGCACTCCTGTCTCGAGATGGGAGGAAAGAACGTGCAGATAGTTATGGATGACGCCGACCTGTCGCTGGCGCTCGAAGGAGCGCTGTGGGGTGCGTTCGGCACCACCGGTCAGCGCTGCACCGCCACGAGCCGCCTCATATTGCATGAGTCGATCGCCGCCAAATTCACCGATATGCTGGTCGAGCGGGCGCGGAAACTGAAAGTTGGCAACGGTCTCGATGAGTCGGTCAACATGGGACCATGCATCAACGAATCGCAAATGAACACCGTGCTCAGCTATATCGAGATCGGCAAGAAAGATGGTGCCAGGCTCGCTTGCGGCGGCGAACGGCTTACCGGCGGCAATTACAACAAAGGATTCTTCGTCCAGCCAACCATTTTCACCGGTGTCACTCGGACCATGCGCATCTGGAAAGAAGAAATCTTCGGGCCGGTCCTTTCGGTGGGGACCTTCAGAACATTCGATGAGGCGATTGAATTGGCCAACGACACAGTCTACGGTTTGTCGGCGTCGCTGTACACGCGCGATGTCAACAAGGCATACACCGCGATGCGCGATGTCTATACGGGTATTTTTTACGTGAACGCACCAACCATTGGCGCCGAAACGCATCTTCCGTTTGGCGGCACCAAAGAAACCGGCAACGGTCACCGCGAGGCGGCCACCGCGGCGCTGGATGTGTTCAGTGAGTGGAAGTCGGTTTATGTCGATTTCAGCGGGACGATTCAGCGAGCGCAGATCGACAACGCCGAATAA
- a CDS encoding 4Fe-4S dicluster domain-containing protein, with protein MSDSGQVAGSGAKPAPKSKYDYSKGPAPLNINLTWCKACNICIALCPTQVFEPDRDGKPVLARANDCIQCAICWQHCPDFAITSNYK; from the coding sequence ATGTCTGACTCCGGTCAGGTTGCGGGGTCCGGTGCCAAACCGGCCCCCAAGAGCAAGTATGATTATTCCAAAGGGCCAGCCCCTTTGAATATCAATCTCACGTGGTGTAAAGCGTGCAATATCTGTATCGCGCTTTGCCCCACGCAGGTGTTTGAGCCGGACCGCGACGGCAAACCGGTCCTGGCGCGTGCGAATGACTGCATTCAGTGCGCCATCTGCTGGCAGCATTGCCCGGATTTTGCCATAACCTCAAACTACAAGTGA
- a CDS encoding cyclic 2,3-diphosphoglycerate synthase: MLSKKRKVIIMGAAGRDFHNFNTLYRNNDAVEVMAFTATQIPDIEGRRYPAALAGKLYPKGIPIHDESELLGLIAKHGVDEVIFSYSDVSYQYVMEKAAHVMAAGARFCVEGGTPTMLASSKPVVAVCAVRTGSGKSQTSRKVAEILQGMGKRVVAIRHPMPYGDLTKQVCQRFGSLADLDKHDCTIEEREEYEPHIVRGITVFAGVDYEIILREAEKEADVILWDGGNNDMPFYRPDIYITVVDPHRPGHEISYYPGQNNLLMADVIVINKIDSAAPENVSLVRANIHKYNPDALVIDAASPIEVDKPELIKGKSVLVVEDGPTLTHGEMKYGAGVVAAHKFGAAELVDPRPYTVQSITETYKKYPNIGTLLPAMGYGDAQVRDLETTINRTKCDLVMIATPIDLSRLVKFNKPTVRVFYSLQEIGSPNLTTVLSEKFGASTPKARSKRSTRKAVRA, from the coding sequence ATGCTGAGCAAGAAAAGAAAAGTGATAATCATGGGCGCGGCCGGGCGCGATTTCCACAACTTCAACACCCTTTACCGTAATAACGACGCCGTGGAAGTGATGGCGTTTACCGCCACTCAGATCCCCGATATCGAGGGGCGCCGTTATCCGGCTGCGCTGGCCGGCAAGCTCTACCCAAAAGGGATACCGATACACGATGAATCGGAATTGCTGGGTTTGATCGCCAAACATGGCGTCGATGAGGTGATATTCTCGTATTCGGATGTCTCCTACCAATACGTCATGGAGAAAGCGGCACACGTAATGGCGGCCGGGGCGCGTTTTTGCGTCGAGGGAGGCACGCCGACTATGCTCGCGTCTTCCAAGCCGGTCGTTGCGGTTTGTGCAGTGCGCACCGGCTCCGGTAAGTCGCAAACCTCGCGCAAAGTGGCGGAGATTCTTCAGGGCATGGGTAAGCGCGTGGTGGCCATTCGTCACCCCATGCCGTACGGCGACCTGACCAAGCAGGTTTGCCAGCGGTTCGGTTCGCTGGCCGACCTGGACAAACACGATTGCACAATCGAAGAGCGGGAAGAATACGAACCGCACATCGTTCGCGGCATCACCGTTTTCGCCGGTGTCGATTACGAGATCATCCTGCGCGAAGCGGAGAAAGAAGCCGATGTCATCCTGTGGGATGGCGGCAACAACGATATGCCGTTTTATCGCCCCGACATCTACATAACGGTCGTGGACCCGCACCGACCCGGGCACGAGATCAGTTATTATCCGGGTCAGAACAACCTGCTTATGGCCGATGTAATCGTCATCAATAAGATCGATTCGGCCGCACCTGAGAATGTGTCGCTGGTGCGGGCCAATATACATAAGTACAACCCCGACGCGCTCGTGATCGATGCCGCCTCGCCGATCGAGGTCGACAAGCCGGAGCTGATCAAAGGAAAAAGCGTGTTGGTGGTCGAGGATGGTCCAACACTCACGCACGGCGAAATGAAATACGGGGCCGGTGTGGTGGCGGCGCACAAGTTCGGCGCTGCGGAATTGGTTGACCCGCGCCCGTACACGGTGCAGTCGATCACGGAGACCTACAAAAAGTATCCGAACATCGGCACGCTGCTTCCGGCCATGGGTTACGGCGATGCTCAGGTCAGGGATCTGGAGACCACCATCAATCGCACCAAGTGTGATCTGGTGATGATCGCTACGCCGATCGATCTGTCTCGCCTGGTCAAGTTCAACAAGCCGACGGTCCGGGTCTTCTACAGTCTCCAGGAGATCGGTTCTCCCAATCTTACCACGGTACTGTCGGAGAAGTTCGGCGCATCGACGCCTAAGGCCAGGTCGAAGCGTTCGACTCGAAAGGCGGTCCGGGCGTAA
- the sucD gene encoding succinate--CoA ligase subunit alpha: MAIFIDKKTKLVVQGITGRDGSFHADQMRKYGTDVVAGVTPGKGGTKVNGIPVFNTMEEAVKATGANTSVVYVPPSFAVDAIYEAVDAGIKLVVCITEGVPANDMMKVVPYVKAHGARLIGPNCPGLISPELSKVGILPGSIVKKGYVGVVSRSGTLTYEAIWALTLEGMGQTTCIGIGGDQVIGTNFIDCLEAFQADPLTKAIVMIGEIGGSDEEMAAEFIKKHVTKPVVSFIAGQTAPPGKRMGHAGAIIAGGSGTAKEKIEALNKVGVPVAGSPLEIPQLLGDLMKKKPSKGAPKKPAAKKPATKGKATKVKSSSGKSAGKRK, from the coding sequence ATGGCAATATTCATAGACAAAAAGACAAAGCTGGTCGTACAGGGGATCACCGGACGTGATGGGTCATTTCATGCGGACCAGATGAGAAAATACGGCACCGACGTGGTCGCCGGCGTGACTCCCGGCAAAGGGGGCACCAAAGTCAACGGCATTCCGGTGTTCAACACGATGGAAGAAGCGGTCAAAGCGACCGGCGCGAACACGTCGGTCGTTTACGTGCCGCCGTCGTTCGCTGTCGATGCGATATACGAGGCAGTCGATGCTGGTATCAAGTTGGTGGTCTGTATAACCGAGGGAGTCCCGGCAAATGACATGATGAAGGTCGTGCCATACGTAAAGGCGCACGGCGCACGGCTGATTGGCCCCAACTGCCCCGGACTGATATCGCCGGAACTGTCCAAGGTTGGCATTCTGCCCGGTTCAATCGTCAAAAAAGGGTATGTCGGTGTCGTCTCCCGTTCCGGTACGCTCACGTACGAAGCGATCTGGGCGCTTACGCTGGAAGGGATGGGTCAGACGACGTGTATCGGCATCGGCGGCGACCAGGTGATCGGCACCAACTTCATCGATTGCCTCGAAGCATTCCAAGCCGACCCGCTGACCAAGGCTATCGTGATGATAGGCGAGATCGGTGGCTCCGACGAAGAGATGGCAGCCGAATTCATCAAAAAGCATGTGACCAAACCGGTGGTGTCGTTTATAGCCGGCCAGACTGCCCCGCCCGGCAAACGGATGGGACACGCCGGTGCCATCATTGCCGGCGGCTCCGGTACCGCTAAGGAGAAGATAGAAGCCCTGAACAAAGTGGGCGTGCCGGTGGCCGGTTCGCCGCTCGAAATTCCGCAACTCCTTGGTGACCTCATGAAGAAAAAGCCGTCGAAGGGTGCGCCGAAGAAGCCGGCCGCAAAAAAGCCCGCGACAAAAGGGAAGGCGACCAAGGTTAAGAGTTCGTCGGGAAAGTCGGCCGGCAAACGTAAGTAG
- a CDS encoding DNA-3-methyladenine glycosylase 2 family protein yields the protein MKHPKRPTSPERHIATVDPVLGRVIRKVGPPQIKLKRGAVHALAEIIVYQQLSGKVARAIFKRIRVAAGVKRLSAASLGRLTDKQLRAAGVSPQKLKYLRDLTAKVLDGSVKLHGLGHLSDEKVVAELTTIKGIGRWSAEMYLMFVLGRPDVFSAGDNGIQTAIHKLYGVTQEEVDLESFSERWRPHRTVACWYLWRSLATE from the coding sequence ATGAAGCATCCGAAGCGGCCGACGTCGCCTGAACGTCATATAGCTACCGTCGACCCGGTTCTGGGCCGGGTTATCCGTAAAGTCGGCCCGCCGCAAATCAAACTGAAACGCGGTGCCGTTCATGCGTTGGCGGAGATCATTGTGTATCAGCAATTGTCCGGCAAAGTGGCCAGAGCTATTTTCAAACGAATTCGTGTAGCGGCAGGTGTTAAGCGGCTGAGCGCCGCTTCGCTTGGCAGGCTGACAGACAAACAACTCCGGGCCGCCGGCGTGTCGCCGCAGAAATTGAAATACCTGCGGGACCTTACCGCGAAGGTGCTCGATGGTTCTGTCAAGCTGCACGGATTGGGGCACTTGTCGGATGAGAAGGTGGTCGCCGAATTGACTACGATAAAAGGAATCGGGCGCTGGAGCGCGGAGATGTATCTCATGTTCGTGCTGGGACGGCCCGATGTATTTTCGGCTGGAGACAACGGCATCCAAACAGCTATTCACAAGCTGTATGGAGTGACGCAGGAGGAGGTTGATCTGGAGTCGTTCAGCGAACGATGGCGTCCACACCGTACCGTGGCTTGCTGGTATTTATGGCGCAGCCTGGCCACGGAGTAG
- a CDS encoding glycosyltransferase family 39 protein produces MRRAVQLTWGTIRRGNSSTLVLLMSAQLVIDIGLFAIFNTHESVSQFADLWSFLITSAILYLAVYSLLWPRTDTGHDVRKSLRLASVFLLAFCLRGGLFALLSDKFEWPAMAALLPAALVSSLTIGIGIALIRGSLSDKSKSLNRLWIGSTLSLVAYLFLVRLVYLGVPELLPEEAYYWNYSQHPSPGYLDHPPMVAWLIGVGTALFGKSEFGVRIGTLASWLIAAYFGMALTRELFGRRPAFAMLLLMSTLPFFFGTGLIATPDAPLTACWAGALFFLGRALLAGRSSSWFGAGICIGLGLLSKYTIALLVPAVVLFVITEGKRRHWLTKPQPYMALAIAAVLFAPVIYWNATHEWASFVFQTGRRLSESFRFSPHLLLGSAIVLLSPVGLVAAMAVLVKPVIVENEIRNEQLVRSRRFVLWLTTVPLAVFLLFSLTHEPKLNWTGPLWLALLPVIAVSMSPGRGQKDRRPFLVRMRPWWLPTANVIAVIYGLALYYLVLGLPGVPYPKGTLGAVGWKQLAASVDTVRADLLHRFGVEPLAVGLDKYSMSSEMAFYSRFDGPALTGGQHLFGKNGLSYRYWFNEKEQYGRNVIMIADDPWFLSEPIATNRFDSLTEIRSFEITHRGHVLGSYFYRTGYVYGPFKKDIRQK; encoded by the coding sequence ATGCGGCGAGCGGTTCAACTGACGTGGGGGACTATCAGACGTGGTAATTCGAGCACACTCGTGCTCCTGATGTCGGCTCAGCTTGTCATTGATATTGGCTTGTTCGCCATTTTCAACACACACGAATCGGTTTCGCAATTTGCCGACTTATGGAGTTTCCTCATAACGTCAGCCATACTGTATCTGGCAGTTTATTCGCTACTGTGGCCCCGAACCGATACCGGGCATGATGTTCGCAAAAGCCTTCGGCTGGCCTCGGTATTCCTGCTGGCATTCTGCCTTCGCGGTGGACTTTTCGCGCTGCTGTCTGACAAGTTTGAGTGGCCTGCCATGGCCGCGCTGCTCCCTGCGGCCCTCGTGTCATCACTGACTATCGGTATAGGGATCGCGCTGATTCGCGGCTCGCTTAGCGACAAATCGAAGAGTCTTAACCGCTTATGGATAGGCAGCACGCTGTCGCTGGTTGCATATCTTTTCCTGGTGCGTCTCGTGTATCTCGGCGTGCCTGAACTCCTTCCCGAGGAGGCGTACTACTGGAACTACAGTCAGCATCCGTCGCCCGGTTATCTCGATCATCCACCCATGGTCGCCTGGCTTATCGGTGTCGGCACAGCGTTATTCGGCAAGAGCGAGTTCGGCGTGCGAATCGGGACTCTGGCGAGTTGGCTGATCGCCGCGTATTTCGGGATGGCGCTTACGCGCGAGCTGTTTGGTCGGCGACCTGCCTTCGCGATGCTGCTTCTGATGTCCACACTTCCATTTTTCTTTGGTACTGGTCTGATAGCCACACCAGATGCGCCGCTCACTGCGTGTTGGGCCGGTGCGCTGTTCTTTCTGGGGCGTGCATTACTTGCCGGCAGGTCATCGTCATGGTTCGGCGCCGGCATTTGTATCGGACTCGGACTCCTGTCAAAGTACACGATCGCGCTCCTTGTCCCGGCTGTCGTTCTGTTTGTCATTACAGAGGGAAAGCGACGCCACTGGCTGACCAAACCTCAACCGTACATGGCGCTTGCCATCGCTGCCGTGCTCTTCGCGCCGGTTATCTACTGGAATGCCACCCACGAGTGGGCGTCGTTCGTATTTCAGACAGGCCGCCGGTTGAGCGAGTCATTCCGCTTCTCGCCACATCTTCTACTCGGTTCGGCTATTGTGCTCTTAAGCCCGGTCGGACTGGTGGCGGCCATGGCGGTATTGGTTAAGCCTGTCATTGTCGAAAACGAGATCCGGAACGAACAACTTGTTCGTTCCCGGCGATTCGTCCTCTGGCTCACAACGGTGCCGCTGGCGGTTTTTCTTCTCTTCAGTTTGACCCACGAACCAAAGCTCAACTGGACCGGACCTCTCTGGCTGGCGTTGCTGCCTGTCATTGCCGTCTCGATGAGCCCGGGTCGCGGCCAAAAGGATCGCAGGCCATTTCTCGTGCGCATGCGCCCATGGTGGCTGCCGACCGCAAATGTGATTGCGGTAATATACGGACTCGCGCTCTATTACCTGGTGCTTGGATTGCCCGGGGTACCATATCCAAAAGGAACACTGGGCGCTGTCGGATGGAAACAACTGGCCGCATCGGTGGATACTGTCCGCGCCGACCTTCTGCACAGATTTGGTGTCGAACCGCTTGCTGTCGGCCTGGATAAATACAGCATGTCAAGCGAGATGGCGTTCTACAGTCGATTCGATGGCCCCGCGCTGACCGGTGGCCAGCATTTGTTCGGCAAGAATGGCTTGTCGTATCGGTACTGGTTCAATGAAAAGGAACAATACGGACGAAATGTCATTATGATAGCCGATGACCCTTGGTTTCTCAGCGAGCCTATAGCAACCAATCGGTTCGATAGTCTGACGGAGATTCGCAGTTTTGAAATAACACACCGGGGACACGTGCTCGGTTCCTATTTCTATCGGACAGGTTATGTCTATGGGCCGTTCAAGAAGGACATTAGACAGAAATGA